One genomic region from Candidatus Equadaptatus faecalis encodes:
- a CDS encoding DUF1850 domain-containing protein: MNGTPRLSKKSNRLFSKTVRIFAVCLLFPAALAGWRVDFLRVSSDNRTLCSLPAAHGQRLITEYIHSVEKTAVEDEYRITNGKIWTWEERVKSSNAGMPSVLPKYMRFSNRDGKMIFRGGRLAHETLNLRIGNETFGRNKLRMPPFETEKLYKTLPGKRLEISIVRKPYLYGRADISEIFISGGQKRK, from the coding sequence ATGAACGGCACGCCGCGGCTTTCAAAAAAATCAAACAGGCTCTTTTCAAAAACAGTCCGTATATTTGCGGTGTGTCTGCTCTTCCCTGCCGCGCTTGCCGGCTGGCGCGTTGATTTTCTCCGCGTTTCTTCGGACAACAGAACACTCTGCTCGCTTCCGGCGGCGCACGGACAGAGACTGATTACCGAATATATTCATTCCGTCGAAAAAACAGCAGTCGAAGACGAATACAGAATCACTAACGGGAAAATTTGGACGTGGGAAGAAAGGGTAAAATCTTCAAATGCCGGAATGCCCTCCGTACTGCCGAAATACATGCGCTTTTCAAACAGAGACGGAAAAATGATTTTCAGGGGCGGAAGACTTGCGCATGAAACGCTGAATTTAAGAATTGGAAACGAAACGTTCGGCAGAAACAAACTGCGCATGCCGCCGTTTGAAACGGAGAAACTTTACAAAACGCTGCCGGGCAAAAGGCTCGAAATCAGTATCGTTCGCAAGCCGTACCTTTACGGCAGAGCTGACATATCCGAAATTTTTATTTCAGGCGGGCAAAAAAGAAAATAA
- a CDS encoding ABC transporter substrate-binding protein — protein sequence MEGLIFDVLKNIVAEYGAEILEEPDRLAQFLEDRLPADRETDIFRVTFALHSLIRSGWTVTTELHDSKRGLFVKRLNDDLAFTGGSTEDFLDALEKLLKQDKASDGTETVVAHGGNLRSIRGGIADSPRTISLRRKYLYNGTVLLAAFAVIVLLLFQISRQRNPVSDEFRIAFFTPVSGEDAQSGHRQLKAAQLAVERVNKQGGVRGYKLKIIGFDVPENPAKAAEKAEEIMRDKSLLVMITSLSGESAKKLAELSDRLEIPLLLSSAEVTGNVANDSDGKPYLYTFRISSLPAETARLMAYYAVKGMKARKIALLWNASDKYSCEACEALRLWLRRYGRRAAIDISYTGKDSDYTLALKTVKARGADTLLLPGNTKKPAEMLSQLQSVGFDGKILGMNFPESGLENSGETSVQSCWLNRISQSDPQIMSVMNDYKKLYNEVCPPDETENILLVYDSVNWAANALYKAPGYRGEAVRHGLLSTRNIALAHATLTTDPRSHGPLDKACALVKASGVKGIFQRRISLKTDL from the coding sequence TTGGAAGGGCTGATTTTTGACGTATTGAAAAATATCGTGGCGGAGTACGGCGCCGAAATTCTTGAAGAGCCTGACAGACTGGCTCAGTTTCTTGAAGACAGACTTCCGGCAGACAGGGAAACTGACATTTTCCGCGTTACCTTTGCCCTGCATTCGCTGATACGTTCAGGCTGGACTGTGACGACTGAGCTTCACGACAGCAAACGCGGTTTGTTTGTCAAAAGATTAAATGACGACCTTGCTTTTACGGGCGGAAGCACGGAAGATTTTCTTGACGCGCTGGAAAAACTGCTGAAGCAGGACAAAGCTTCGGACGGAACAGAAACCGTTGTCGCTCACGGAGGCAATCTTCGCAGTATAAGGGGAGGAATCGCCGACAGCCCGCGCACGATAAGCCTCCGCAGAAAGTATCTCTACAACGGAACGGTTCTGCTGGCTGCATTTGCAGTCATCGTTCTTCTGCTTTTTCAGATAAGCAGGCAAAGAAATCCGGTGAGCGACGAGTTCAGAATAGCTTTTTTTACTCCTGTTTCGGGAGAGGATGCGCAGAGCGGGCACAGGCAGCTTAAGGCGGCGCAGCTTGCCGTGGAGCGCGTCAACAAACAGGGCGGCGTGCGCGGTTACAAACTGAAGATTATCGGCTTTGACGTTCCCGAAAACCCTGCAAAGGCGGCTGAAAAAGCTGAAGAAATTATGAGGGACAAAAGCCTTCTTGTAATGATTACAAGCCTTTCCGGAGAGAGCGCAAAGAAACTTGCCGAGCTTTCTGACAGGCTGGAGATACCTTTGCTGCTTTCCTCCGCTGAAGTTACGGGCAATGTCGCAAACGACAGTGACGGGAAGCCGTATCTTTACACGTTCAGAATTTCAAGCCTGCCCGCTGAAACAGCAAGGCTGATGGCGTATTATGCCGTTAAAGGCATGAAAGCAAGAAAAATCGCTCTTTTGTGGAACGCAAGCGACAAATATTCTTGTGAAGCGTGCGAAGCGCTCCGCCTGTGGCTCAGACGCTACGGCAGACGCGCTGCTATAGACATAAGCTATACCGGCAAAGACAGCGATTATACCCTTGCGCTGAAAACTGTCAAGGCACGCGGCGCGGATACTCTGCTTCTGCCGGGCAATACAAAGAAACCGGCGGAAATGCTGTCACAGCTTCAGTCTGTCGGTTTTGACGGGAAAATTCTCGGCATGAATTTTCCCGAAAGCGGTTTGGAAAATTCCGGTGAAACTTCCGTGCAGAGCTGCTGGCTGAACAGAATTTCACAGAGTGACCCTCAGATTATGTCTGTCATGAACGACTATAAAAAACTTTACAACGAAGTCTGCCCTCCGGATGAAACAGAAAATATCCTGCTGGTGTATGACAGCGTGAACTGGGCGGCAAACGCTTTGTACAAGGCTCCCGGCTACAGGGGCGAAGCGGTGCGCCACGGGCTTCTTTCAACGAGAAACATTGCTCTTGCGCACGCAACGCTGACGACAGACCCGCGTTCGCACGGACCTTTGGACAAGGCATGTGCGCTTGTAAAGGCTTCGGGCGTTAAAGGAATTTTTCAGAGAAGAATTTCTTTGAAAACTGATTTATAA
- a CDS encoding AMP-binding protein produces MTDLLNPDLRIEQVIEEVWTDENKEAVWWQGEWWSYGRLNALAADCEEKLKKSGFRRGERAALLLPNSPIVFAIAFAVWRLGGTIAPLNGRMNPLYLQNTIKMLDLSAVFVLADIAAKREEMESVIAVPIIPVLPDAKLPDKIETRRASVADDGSTAVIFSTSGTSGMPKAVPCSHSNILANIEDIPYALPGIICDDTVLLNALPNFHTFGSNISGFLPFVKGVRQALVPNFIPVENTIETIRQSGANTLVVVPTLLNFLIGELARRDERLNVRFIVSGGDKLNPQLEERSKKYLGTGVCEGYGLTECSPVVAVNPPSDDKKLGTVGPALKHFETKLCDINGEDTDKNEGVLWVKGPAVVKSYFRDEKNTEERFKDGWFNTGDVVRVDEHGFITIIDRATDIIIVGGFNVYPQEVEAVLCSHPAVHAAVCVGEANRFTGELVKAFIIPEHNVPVTSKELQDYCKGRLAHYKVPRKIGFVTEYPLSQTGKILRRELRKQKIDSKAAPEIKLDPAFRLENAYAEAWKGRENNDCVWWNGEWWSWKKFNALVDSCEEKLKNAGFEQGQRVAMLLPNSPSAVALSIACWRLGGAVAPLNARAGISNLLSTIEMLDVHTLVLSADAMKRAEDAEFQTDVPMAVLDPEKGFLTDWKGRKGLPDSVDTAVIFSTSGTSGMPKAVPCTHANLLDNARCIKPHIAGLLDPEKTIFLNVLPNFHTFGFGCAQTLPLVSSVRQVIVPSFVPVPNTVKAIKDSGANAIIAVPTILAFLLGALEKSGMKLDVDFVISGGDKLNTKLDERCKQYLGAGIIEGYGLTECSPVVAVGKSEASKRLGKVGEFLKSYQIEIRDRDGRKLDLHDEGVLWLKGGSVVSSYFRDETNTKERFKDGWFNTGDVVRIDGDGFVQIVDRATDIIIVSGFNVYPQEVENVLCEHPAVHSAVCVGEKNNVAGELVKAFVILKPGAEVTERQLMTYCKEKLSHYKVPRKIGFVTEYPVSPTGKVLRRELRRIKIGKN; encoded by the coding sequence ATGACTGATTTGCTGAACCCTGATTTGCGTATTGAACAGGTTATAGAAGAAGTATGGACTGACGAAAATAAAGAAGCGGTATGGTGGCAGGGCGAATGGTGGAGTTACGGAAGACTGAACGCGCTTGCCGCCGACTGCGAAGAAAAGCTTAAAAAAAGCGGTTTTCGCAGAGGCGAAAGGGCTGCCCTTCTTCTGCCGAACTCGCCGATAGTTTTTGCGATTGCGTTTGCCGTCTGGCGGCTTGGGGGCACTATTGCGCCTCTTAACGGGAGAATGAATCCGCTGTATCTTCAGAACACGATAAAAATGCTTGACCTGAGCGCGGTTTTTGTTCTTGCTGACATTGCGGCGAAAAGGGAAGAAATGGAAAGCGTGATAGCGGTTCCAATTATACCTGTGCTGCCTGACGCAAAGCTTCCCGACAAAATAGAAACGCGCCGTGCTTCTGTTGCCGATGACGGCAGTACGGCAGTCATCTTCTCGACCTCAGGCACTTCGGGAATGCCTAAAGCTGTTCCGTGCAGCCATTCGAACATACTTGCCAACATAGAAGACATTCCGTACGCGCTGCCCGGAATTATATGCGATGATACGGTGCTGCTGAACGCCCTGCCGAATTTCCATACCTTCGGAAGCAACATAAGCGGATTTCTGCCGTTCGTAAAGGGAGTCAGACAGGCTCTTGTCCCGAACTTTATCCCTGTCGAAAACACAATAGAAACAATCAGACAGTCAGGAGCAAACACCCTTGTCGTTGTCCCGACGCTGCTTAATTTCCTTATAGGAGAGCTTGCCCGGCGCGATGAAAGACTTAACGTGCGATTTATTGTTTCCGGCGGTGACAAACTAAACCCGCAGCTTGAAGAGCGCAGCAAAAAATATCTCGGTACGGGGGTATGCGAAGGTTACGGGCTTACGGAATGTTCGCCGGTTGTCGCTGTGAATCCGCCGTCGGACGACAAAAAACTGGGCACAGTGGGTCCGGCATTGAAGCATTTTGAAACGAAACTCTGCGACATAAACGGAGAGGATACTGACAAAAACGAAGGCGTTCTGTGGGTCAAAGGACCTGCTGTGGTTAAAAGTTATTTCCGCGACGAAAAAAATACCGAGGAGCGTTTTAAGGACGGCTGGTTTAACACCGGTGACGTCGTGCGCGTTGACGAACACGGCTTTATCACGATTATTGACCGTGCCACCGATATTATTATTGTCGGCGGTTTCAACGTATATCCGCAGGAGGTTGAAGCCGTGCTCTGCTCGCATCCTGCCGTGCATGCCGCTGTATGCGTCGGAGAAGCCAACCGTTTCACCGGCGAGCTTGTCAAAGCGTTTATTATTCCTGAACACAACGTGCCCGTAACGTCGAAGGAACTTCAGGATTACTGCAAGGGAAGGCTTGCGCATTACAAGGTGCCGCGCAAAATAGGTTTTGTCACTGAATATCCTTTGTCGCAGACGGGAAAAATACTCAGAAGGGAACTGCGCAAGCAGAAAATAGACAGCAAAGCGGCGCCGGAAATTAAGCTTGACCCTGCTTTCCGTCTTGAAAACGCGTATGCAGAAGCATGGAAGGGCAGAGAAAACAACGACTGCGTATGGTGGAACGGCGAATGGTGGAGCTGGAAAAAGTTTAACGCGCTTGTGGATTCCTGTGAGGAAAAACTGAAAAATGCCGGCTTTGAACAGGGACAGCGTGTTGCAATGCTGCTTCCGAACTCGCCGTCGGCTGTTGCCCTTTCAATTGCCTGCTGGCGGCTGGGCGGAGCCGTTGCGCCTCTCAACGCCAGGGCGGGAATATCAAATCTGCTCAGCACGATTGAAATGCTTGACGTCCATACCCTCGTGCTTTCCGCTGACGCAATGAAACGCGCCGAAGACGCAGAATTTCAGACAGACGTGCCGATGGCAGTGCTTGACCCTGAAAAAGGTTTCCTGACAGACTGGAAAGGCAGAAAGGGACTTCCTGACAGCGTAGATACAGCGGTTATTTTCTCGACGTCGGGAACTTCAGGCATGCCTAAGGCGGTTCCCTGCACGCACGCAAACCTGCTGGACAACGCCAGGTGTATAAAACCGCATATTGCAGGGCTTCTTGACCCTGAAAAAACGATATTCCTTAACGTTCTGCCTAATTTTCACACCTTCGGCTTCGGCTGCGCGCAGACTCTGCCGCTTGTCAGTTCTGTCAGGCAGGTTATAGTCCCCAGTTTTGTGCCCGTTCCGAACACCGTAAAGGCTATAAAAGACTCAGGGGCAAACGCGATAATCGCTGTTCCGACGATACTTGCATTTTTGCTCGGAGCACTTGAAAAATCTGGTATGAAACTGGACGTGGATTTTGTAATTTCGGGCGGCGACAAGCTTAACACAAAGCTTGACGAACGCTGCAAACAGTATCTTGGAGCCGGAATTATCGAAGGCTACGGGCTTACGGAATGCTCGCCGGTCGTTGCAGTCGGAAAATCTGAAGCGTCAAAGCGGCTTGGCAAGGTTGGGGAATTCCTTAAGAGTTATCAGATTGAAATTCGTGACAGAGATGGCAGAAAACTTGACCTTCACGACGAAGGAGTTCTGTGGCTTAAAGGCGGTTCTGTCGTCAGTTCGTATTTCAGGGACGAGACGAATACAAAGGAACGTTTCAAAGACGGCTGGTTTAACACCGGAGACGTTGTCCGTATAGACGGGGACGGATTTGTTCAGATTGTTGACCGCGCGACGGACATTATAATCGTAAGCGGCTTCAACGTTTATCCGCAGGAGGTGGAAAACGTGCTCTGTGAGCATCCTGCGGTTCATTCCGCGGTTTGCGTCGGCGAGAAAAACAACGTGGCGGGCGAGCTTGTCAAGGCGTTTGTAATTCTCAAACCAGGTGCTGAAGTGACTGAACGTCAGCTTATGACCTACTGCAAAGAAAAACTGTCGCATTACAAGGTTCCGCGCAAAATCGGTTTTGTGACAGAATATCCGGTATCTCCGACAGGCAAAGTCCTGCGCAGGGAGCTGCGCAGGATAAAAATAGGCAAGAACTGA